In Pseudoroseomonas cervicalis, the DNA window CCGGCCCCTGCGGCCCGTGCTCGGAGATCTTCTACGACCACGGCCCCTCCATCCCCGGCGGCCCGCCCGGCAGCCCGGACGAGGATGGCGACCGCTTCATCGAGATCTGGAACCTCGTGTTCATGCAGTATCTCGAGGAGCCAGCGGGCACCCGCAACCCGCTGCCGCGCCCCTCGATCGACACCGGCATGGGGCTGGAGCGCTTCGCCGCCATCCTGCAGGGCAAGCACGACAATTACGACATCGACACCTTCCGCGCCCTGATCCTGGCCTCGGCCGAGGCGACGGGCCAGGAGGCGGATGGGCCGTTCAAGATCAGCCACCGGGTGGTCGCCGACCATCTGCGCTCCGGCGCCTTCCTGATCGCCGATGGCGTGATGCCCTCGAATGAGGGGCGCGGCTATGTGCTGCGCCGCATCCTGCGCCGCGCCATGCGCCACGCCCATATGATGGGCACCAAGGAGCCGCTGCTCTATCGCCTGCTGCCCGCGCTGATCCGCCAGATGGGCGCCGCCTATCCCGAGCTGGTGCGCGCCGAGAGCCTGATTTCCGAGACGCTGAAGCTGGAAGAAAACCGTTTCCGCAGCCTGCTGGAGCGCGGCCTCGGCCTGCTGGCGGAGGAGAGCGGCAAGCTCGGCGAGAAGGGCACGCTGCCCGGTGACGTCGCCTTCAAGCTCTACGACACCTATGGCTTCCCGCTGGACCTGACGCAGGACGCGCTGCGCGGCGAGGGCAAGGCGGTGGATGTCGCTGGGTTCGAGGCGGCGATGGCCGAGCAGAAGAAGCGTGCCCGCGCCGCCTGGGCCGGCTCCGGCGAGGCGGCGACCGAGACGCTGTGGTTCGACCTGAAGGAGAAGCTCGGCGCCACCGAGTTCCTCGGCTACTCGACCGAGAAGGCGGAGGGTGAGATCCTCGCCGTGGTCGCCAATGGTGCGGTGGTGGAGCGGGCGGGCCCGGGGACCGAGGTCGCCGTGGTGCTGAACCAGACCCCCTTCTATGCCGAGAGCGGTGGCCAGGTGGGCGACACCGGCCGCATCACCGGGGCCGACGGGCTGCGCATCGCGGTGCGCGACACGCAGAAGAAGCTCGGCCTGTTCGTGCATCTCGGCACGGTCGAGGCGGGCGAGGCGGCGCCGGGCAAGCCGGTGCAGGCCGAGGTGGAGCATGAGCGCCGCAGCGCCATCCGCGCCCACCATTCGGCGACCCACCTGCTGCATGAGGCGCTGCGCCGGCGGCTCGGCACCCATGTGGCGCAGAAGGGGTCTCTCAATGCGCCGGACCGGCTGCGCTTCGACGTCAGCCAGCCCACGCCGATGCAGCCCGAGGATCTGGCCTGGGTCGAGGCCGAGGTGAATGCCCGCATCCGCGAGAATGCCGAGGTGATCACCCGGCTGATGACGCCGGAAGCCGCCGTCGAGGCCGGCGCCATGGCGCTGTTCGGCGAGAAATATGGCGATGAGGTCCGCGTCGTCGGCATGGGCCATGACCCGGAGGCCACGGAGAAGCACGGCGTCTATTCGCTGGAGCTGTGCGGCGGCACCCATGTCCGCCGCACCGGCGATATCGGCCTGTTCAAGATCGTGGCCGAGGGCGCCGTCTCCGCCGGCGTGCGCCGCGTGGAAGCCGTGACGGG includes these proteins:
- the alaS gene encoding alanine--tRNA ligase, encoding MTSSNDIRATFLDYFARHGHTVVESSPLVPRNDPTLMFTNSGMVQFKNVFTGQEKRPYSRATTAQKSVRAGGKHNDLDNVGYTARHHTFFEMLGNFSFGDYFKDQAIEHAWTLLTKDFSLPKEKLLVTVFSEDEDAAALWRKIAGLPDEKIIRIPTSDNFWRMGDTGPCGPCSEIFYDHGPSIPGGPPGSPDEDGDRFIEIWNLVFMQYLEEPAGTRNPLPRPSIDTGMGLERFAAILQGKHDNYDIDTFRALILASAEATGQEADGPFKISHRVVADHLRSGAFLIADGVMPSNEGRGYVLRRILRRAMRHAHMMGTKEPLLYRLLPALIRQMGAAYPELVRAESLISETLKLEENRFRSLLERGLGLLAEESGKLGEKGTLPGDVAFKLYDTYGFPLDLTQDALRGEGKAVDVAGFEAAMAEQKKRARAAWAGSGEAATETLWFDLKEKLGATEFLGYSTEKAEGEILAVVANGAVVERAGPGTEVAVVLNQTPFYAESGGQVGDTGRITGADGLRIAVRDTQKKLGLFVHLGTVEAGEAAPGKPVQAEVEHERRSAIRAHHSATHLLHEALRRRLGTHVAQKGSLNAPDRLRFDVSQPTPMQPEDLAWVEAEVNARIRENAEVITRLMTPEAAVEAGAMALFGEKYGDEVRVVGMGHDPEATEKHGVYSLELCGGTHVRRTGDIGLFKIVAEGAVSAGVRRVEAVTGAAALALIEAEQKALREAAATLKVNPAELPARIASLVEERRKLERDVAELRKKLATGGSEASVEEVGGLRFSARNLGEVPPRDLKGLAEAILKSGTVDVVALVSTAEGKASLVAGVADSAKGRADAVALVRAGSAAVGGKGGGGRPDMAQAGGPEADKAEDALAAMKAALAG